One window from the genome of Calliopsis andreniformis isolate RMS-2024a chromosome 12, iyCalAndr_principal, whole genome shotgun sequence encodes:
- the LOC143185941 gene encoding uncharacterized protein LOC143185941, translating to MKKRTSKPRQWPVAEWRINPSPITAASRPRSFEGFLPRIVAPNSSVHAPEVIHFAGVPPLQGRRGSDGAASSGTDDRSGFEVLADRRASNDPDTLMDIRGTIRRTWLVA from the exons ATGAAAAAGAG AACCAGCAAGCCCCGCCAGTGGCCAGTGGCCGAGTGGCGAATCAACCCTTCGCCGATAACAGCCGCGTCGCGTCCCCGATCCTTCGAAGGGTTTCTTCCACGAATCGTGGCCCCGAATTCGTCAGTGCACGCGCCGGAAGTGATCCATTTCGCTGGTGTACCCCCGCTGCAAGGGCGCAGAGGAAGCGACGGAGCTGCCTCCTCGGGAACCGATGATCGTTCGGGGTTCGAGGTGCTCGCCGATCGACGCGCGTCGAACGATCCAGACACGTTGATGGATATTCGAGGGACCATCCGGCGGACGTGGCTCGTGGCCTGA
- the Hiscl1 gene encoding histamine-gated chloride channel subunit 1: protein MVDSLSSSTFRLSARKRGYRFFPKIERESDLEEYGRKEASLSLRDILPLNPKQYDKHRAPKFLGQPTIVYFHVTVLSLDSINEESMTYVADIFLAQSWRDSRLRLPENMSEEYRILDVDWLHNIWRPDCFFKNAKKVTFHEMSIPNHYLWLYHDKTLLYMSKLTLVLSCAMKFESYPHDTQICSMMIESLSHTTQDLVFIWNMTDPLVVNPEIELPQLDISNNYTTDCTIEYSTGNFTCIQIVFNLRRRLGYHLFHTYIPSALIVVMSWIAFWIKPEAIPARVTLGVTSLLTLATQNTQSQQSLPPVSYVKAIDVWMSSCSVFVFLSLMEFAVVNNYMGPVATKAMKGYSDEDLREAIDEFKTPMRNDSERSRSPVRPLTVQYDTCCQGRATAIYIDKVSRFFFPFSFLILNVVYWSTFL, encoded by the exons ATGGTCGATAGCCTATCGTCCAGTACGTTTCGACTTTCGGCGAGAAAGCGCGGGTACCGGTTCTTTCCGAAGATCGAAAG GGAGTCGGACCTCGAGGAGTACGGCAGGAAGGAGGCCTCCTTGTCCCTGAGAGACATCCTCCCATTGAACCCGAAGCAGTACGACAAGCACAGGGCGCCAAAGTTCTTGGGACAGCCTACCATCGTCTACTTCCACGTGACGGTGCTCAGCCTTGACTCCATAAACGAGGAATCCATG ACGTATGTCGCGGACATATTCCTGGCGCAAAGTTGGCGGGATTCTAGGCTTCGACTTCCGGAGAACATGTCCGAGGAGTACAGAATATTGGACGTGGACTGGCTGCACAATATCTGGAGGCCCGACTGCTTCTTCAAGAACGCGAAGAAGGTCACCTTCCACGAGATGTCGATACCGAATCATTACCTCTGGCTTTACCACGACAAAACCCTGCTTTACATGTCAAA GTTAACCCTCGTGCTCTCCTGCGCGATGAAGTTCGAGTCTTATCCCCACGACACGCAAATTTGCTCAATGATGATCGAAAGCT TGTCACACACGACCCAGGACCTGGTGTTCATCTGGAACATGACGGACCCTCTGGTGGTGAACCCGGAGATCGAGCTGCCGCAGCTAGACATCTCCAACAATTACACGACCGACTGCACGATCGAGTACTCGACCGGGAACTTCACCTGCATACAGATCGTCTTCAATCTCCGCCGCCGGCTGGGCTATCACCTGTTCCACACCTACATACCGTCCGCGCTGATCGTGGTCATGTCCTGGATCGCGTTCTGGATCAAACCCGAGGCGATCCCCGCTCGGGTCACCCTGGGCGTGACGTCACTGCTGACCCTCG CGACTCAGAACACGCAGTCTCAGCAATCACTGCCACCGGTTTCCTACGTGAAAGCCATCGACGTCTGGATGTCCTCCTGCAGCGTGTTCGTGTTCCTCTCGCTGATGGAATTCGCGGTGGTGAACAACTACATGGGCCCCGTGGCCACCAAAGCCATGAAGGGATACTCTGACGAGGATCTCAGGGAGGCCATCGACGAATTCAAG ACGCCAATGAGGAATGACTCCGAGAGAAGCAGAAGCCCCGTCAGGCCTCTGACCGTGCAGTACGACACTTGCTGCCAAGGTCGGGCGACCGCCATCTACATCGACAAGGTCTCCAGATTCTTCTTTCCGTTCTCCTTCCTCATCTTGAACGTCGTCTACTGGAGCACCTTCCTGTAG